The following proteins are encoded in a genomic region of Neoarius graeffei isolate fNeoGra1 chromosome 6, fNeoGra1.pri, whole genome shotgun sequence:
- the LOC132888267 gene encoding E3 ubiquitin-protein ligase TRIM35-like, protein MAKSSSFSEADLLCPVCRHIYMDPVMLPCDHSLCKVCFAKVWQKKKSLKCPLCKKRCPKTLPPPNVYLKMLTDRFRLDKKESAASEMCQLHKENLKLFCLEDEEPVCVVCRDSKTHTNHRFRPLDEAAQEHKEEVKSKLKPLQDKHDVFLKTKRICELNIQHIKNQAQHTEKQIKTEFEKLHRFLQDEETKQISALKEEEKEKHQMFEETSNFVTNEILQLSATIRSILEELATEDTSFLKNYKATLERTKYELKDPEIESESLIDVAKYLGNLQFRVWEKMNNIVEYYPVILNPNTAHPRLYLSDDLTEFVCQDEHEELPENPERFDHHMWVLGSDGFNSGTHCWEVNVENSVEWALGVVTGHVGKRGFYRVGVWKSHYQNATYGVDASEGSATILKLKKDLKRIRVQLDYDHGHISFSDPTTGRNLKTFFYSFTDSVYPYFCNQCKLYPLRILPAKTSVSVERSNCITFKLAYHSRDSSI, encoded by the exons ATGGCAAAGAGCAGCTCTTTCTCAGAGGCCGACCTATTATGTCCTGTGTGCCGCCACATCTACATGGATCCTGTCATGTTGCCTTGTGATCATAGCTTATGTAAGGTTTGTTTTGCAAAAGTCTGGCAGAAGAAAAAATCTCTTAAATGTCCTTTGTGCAAGAAACGGTGTCCCAAAACGTTGCCTCCACCAAACGTGTACTTGAAAATGTTGACGGACAGATTTCGTCTGGACAAAAAGGAGTCAGCTGCATCTGAGATGTGCCAGCTGCATAAGGAGAACCTCAAGCTCTTCTGCCTCGAGGATGAAGAGCCGGTGTGTGTTGTGTGCCGAGactcaaaaacacacacaaaccatcGTTTCAGACCACTGGATGAAGCAGCGCAAGAGCATAAG GAGGAGGTTAAATCTAAACTGAAACCCCTGCAAGACAAGCATGATGTTTTTCTAAAGACAAAACGGATTTGTGAGCTTAACATACAACACATTAAG AACcaggctcaacacacagaaaagcAAATCAAGACGGAGTTTGAGAAGCTTCACCGGTTTCTACAAGATGAAGAGACGAAACAAATATCTGCactgaaggaggaggagaaggagaaacACCAAATGTTCGAGGAAACCTCCAACTTTGTAACCAATGAGATTTTACAGCTTTCAGCAACCATCAGATCCATCCTAGAAGAATTAGCAACAGAGGATACATCTTTTCTGAAA AATTACAAAGCTACTCTGGAAAG AACTAAGTATGAGCTGAAGGATCCTGAAATCGAGTCAGAATCACTGATTGATGTGGCAAAGTATCTGGGCAACCTGCAGTTTAGAGTGTGGGAGAAGATGAACAATATCGTTGAATACT ATCCTGTGATTCTAAACCCGAACACCGCACACCCGCGTCTCTATCTGTCTGATGACCTGACTGAGTTTGTGTGCCAAGATGAGCATGAGGAGCTTCCTGAAAACCCAGAGAGATTTGATCATCATATGTGGGTCCTTGGCTCTGACGGCTTTAACTCAGGGACTCACTGCTGGGAGGTCAATGTGGAAAACAGTGTGGAATGGGCTCTAGGTGTTGTGACAGGCCATGTAGGAAAAAGAGGTTTCTACAGGGTGGGTGTATGGAAAAGTCATTACCAAAATGCGACATATGGTGTGGATGCCTCTGAAGGGTCTGCCACCATCCTCAAGTTGAAGAAAGATCTGAAGAGGATCAGAGTGCAGCTGGACTACGACCACGGACACATCTCATTCTCAGACCCAACCACCGGCCGCAACCTAAAAACCTTTTTCTACAGTTTTACAGACAGTGTCTATCCATACTTCTGTAATCAGTGTAAACTTTATCCTCTGAGAATTTTACCAGCGAAGACTTCTGTCAGTGTAGAAAGGTCTAATTGCATTACATTTAAGCTTGCTTATCATAGCAGAGACTCTTCGATTTAG